Proteins from a genomic interval of Rattus rattus isolate New Zealand unplaced genomic scaffold, Rrattus_CSIRO_v1 flattened_line_144224, whole genome shotgun sequence:
- the LOC116889773 gene encoding olfactory receptor 1J2-like: MATKNKTEVTEFVLLGLSSRPEMQPIIFGVVLIMYLMTVLGNILLVVVACSDPVLQTPMYFLLSQLSIIDISLTTITVPQMLVHTLSVDRSISYNCCMTQLFFFMAVGSMEVYLLGTMAYDRYVAICDPLRYSAIVSHSLCLRITLTSWVIVSLNSLLYSVLVTRLTFCGNQVTHFFCDITPLLKLSCTQPVINEMLIFTEGVVVVGSPFFFIWGSYVRIGITIAHMHSFAALRKALSTCSSHILVVLLLFGSLAKMYLKPSSSYDLEQDRQVAVFYTLITPMLNPLIYSLRNQDVKGALWRLFRKLRTSDWLSDKQWMKNKLMRTKG, translated from the coding sequence ATGGCCACCAAAAACAAGACAGAAGTGACTGAATTTGTGTTGTTGGGATTGTCTAGTAGGCCAGAGATGCAGCCAATTATTTTTGGAGTTGTCCTTATCATGTACCTGATGACAGTTTTGGGCAATATCCTACTAGTAGTAGTTGCTTGCTCAGACCCCGTGCTTCAGACCCCCATGTACTTCCTTCTCAGCCAACTTTCCATTATTGACATATCTCTAACAACTATCACTGTTCCTCAGATGCTGGTGCATACACTCTCCGTGGATCGAAGCATTTCCTATAACTGTTGCATGAcgcaattatttttctttatggcagTGGGCAGCATGGAAGTCTACTTGCTGGGTACAATGGCATATGACCGCTATGTTGCCATCTGTGACCCTTTAAGATATTCTGCCATTGTCAGTCATAGCCTCTGTCTGAGGATAACATTAACCTCTTGGGTGATAGTCAGCCTTAACAGTCTCTTATACAGTGTGCTGGTCACTCGTTTAACTTTCTGTGGAAACCAGGTCACTCACTTCTTCTGTGATATCACTCCTCTGCTAAAGCTCTCCTGTACTCAACCAGTGATCAATGAAATGTTAATCTTCACTGAGGGTGTAGTTGTGGTTGGCAGTCCCTTCTTCTTTATTTGGGGTTCTTATGTTCGAATAGGTATTACCATAGCCCACATGCACTCCTTTGCTGCCCTGAGGAAAGCTCTGTCCACCTGTAGCTCCCATATTCTTGTTGTGTTGCTCCTTTTTGGCTCTTTGGCTAAAATGTACCTTAAGCCATCATCCAGCTATGATTTAGAACAGGATCGCCAGGTTGCCGTCTTCTACACACTCATCACCCCTATGTTAAATCCACTAATCTACAGCCTTAGGAACCAAGATGTTAAAGGAGCACTATGGAGGCTTTTTAGGAAACTCCGTACTTCAG